In a single window of the Branchiostoma floridae strain S238N-H82 chromosome 2, Bfl_VNyyK, whole genome shotgun sequence genome:
- the LOC118409361 gene encoding kxDL motif-containing protein 1-like, translating into MTEDSSDSCSVATESSGVEVLYRDSAAAEGSSVTKDPSDVFLRSLVDLVNDDDVNAVLQAQKHMVNRFEKTNEMLQSFNTLSAIRFDETQEMFKKHTQTLLDMKKDLDHIFRRIRELKGKVSKQYPEAFQAAEVQVRQWEESTMSPTSPLPEGATFTVDTSTSGEHSTNDSVQAQQTDVLGAPHAQDLDLRLH; encoded by the exons ATGACTGAAGATTCCAGTGATTCGTGCTCGGTGGCTACAGAGTCTTCTGGAGTAGAGGTTCTGTACCGGGACTCAGCAGCAGCGGAAGGTAGCAGCGTAACGAAGGACCCGTCCGATGTTTTCCTGAGAAGTCTGGTGGATCTTGTGAACGATGACGATGTAAACGCAGTTCTACAGGCTCAGAAACACAT GGTGAACAGATTCGAGAAGACCAATGAGATGCTGCAGAGTTTCAACACCTTGTCAGCCATCCGGTTTGACGAGACACAGGAGATGTTCAAGAAGCACACTCAGACACTGCTGGACATGAAGAAGGACCTGGATCACATCTTCAGAAGAATCAG GGAACTCAAAGGAAAGGTCAGCAAACAGTATCCTGAGGCGTTTCAAG CTGCTGAGGTACAGGTTCGACAGTGGGAAGAGTCAACCATGTCCCCCACCTCACCACTCCCAGAAGGAGCAACATTTACAGTTGATACATCGACTTCAGGGGAACACTCCACAAACGACTCTGTACAAGCGCAACAGACAGACGTTTTAGGAGCGCCTCATGCTCAAGATCTGGACTTGAGATTACATTAG
- the LOC118409358 gene encoding zinc finger protein 23-like isoform X1: MKSTKSLARQLGIIKKHPRHAEHSNTTPRITPQAFSYLVVIDFEATCWKNKEGPAGAQSEVIEFPAVLLNTATGEIEAEFHRCVVYIGKSMDLWQQLKLDGNFRNDSEFAAYLLQLYQTSRSNKPSNLTADNISKKVSRAKEAATKSRHHASGKDEEQAETSPHRHLGSQIKQDQRSLDGAFILYNDKQDVDLQKIELDTAVDSPIFELCSHSADEGTALENSMITALSKGCKGKDVPIGNNAEQDTPPENGDGMQSLSSDVEENISTAQRSDCFGSGLNLLPKKRHFWNDKTELHEGKLHNQSAAGLEMAEESHVNPQEDQIDTRESEYERECQKTTQDTSSPTEMEETNEEKGEDEHDPEEDLMSDVHLDTIVKLTPLSESMRRKRRSGDQTCSICGSNFPSLYRMGKHMKTVHSISKPFACVLCKNVSFSSKGNLDSHTFHIHTAEKKYTCDMCNASFKLPRHLQRHMIVHSEERPFKCGICNKGFKHREAVKLHERKHSGKKPYLCAQCGAQFVIESSLRSHMVVHTEERPFECTECKAMFKTPATLRMHKEVHTEDSTHLCAVCGEQFKTARALRSHLRRHGEKPHQCSECGNRFAILGELNRHVKVTHSASKPYPCKVCGFRFKLKNYLSTHMARMHSGNRRPHTCVVCRATFKMPLDLKHHMRKHSDLRPFPCDLCDWKFKTKTHLKQHMDIIHGRGGRVKCFARRTIRSADSNSNTKNATSPAPHQMKQKPSQDTARYNDTDIGQSTSIINPLTAIHNTVERTQSISIRTSGLHNTTEINQSIQKGDTTLRSTPHTMEESVLTAPPPLTQPMEQLPGADHMTPLSPVFRDTSWSDTLDSSLIQSAADLDLSMTRPRWPPFQPLPYMFQRQTCYSTDQTSTGYVMGSSDLV; encoded by the exons ATGAAGTCCACCAAATCCTTAGCAAGGCAGCTTGGTATCATCAAGAAGCATCCCAGACATGCAGAACACAGCAATACCACTCCTAGAATCACTCCCCAGGCCTTCAGCTACCTGGTGGTGATTGACTTTGAGGCAACATGTTGGAAGAATAAGGAGGGTCCAGCAGGGGCACAGTCAGAGGTCATAGAGTTTCCCGCAGTCCTTCTCAATACAGCCACGGGAGAGATAGAAGCAGAATTCCACAG gtgtgttgtgtACATAGGCAAGTCCATGGACTTGTGGCAACAGCTAAAGTTGGATGGGAACTTCAGGAATGACTCTGAGTTTGCTGCCTATCTTCTCCAGTTGTACCAGACAAGCAG ATCCAACAAGCCTTCCAATCTCACGGCAGATAATATCTCAAAGAAGGTGTCAAGAGCTAAAGAGGCTGCCACAAAATCAAGGCATCATGCTTCAGGAAAAGATGAGGAACAGGCAGAAACATCACCGCACAGACATCTTGGATCTCAAATTAAGCAAGATCAGAGATCCTTAGATGGTGCTTTCATACTGTACAATGATAAACAAGATGTTGATCTACAAAAGATAGAACTTGACACAGCAGTTGATTCTCCTATATTTGAACTTTGCAGCCACAGTGCAGATGAGGGGACTGCCTTGGAAAATTCAATGATCACAGCTTTGTCCAAGGGTTGCAAAGGTAAAGATGTCCCGATCGGTAATAATGCAGAACAGGACACACCTCCAGAAAATGGGGATGGCATGCAGTCGCTCTCCAGTGATGTTGAAGAGAATATCAGTACTGCACAAAGAAGTGACTGTTTTGGCAGTGGTTTGAATCTACTTCCGAAGAAGAGACATTTCTGGAATGATAAAACCGAGTTGCACGAGGGTAAGCTTCACAACCAATCTGCAGCAGGATTAGAAATGGCAGAGGAGTCTCATGTGAACCCTCAGGAAGACCAAATAGATACCCGTGAGTCTGAGTATGAAAGAGAATGTCAGAAAACTACCCAGGATACGTCATCACCAACAGAGATGGAGGAAACTAATGAAGAGAAAGGGGAAGATGAGCATGATCCAGAGGAAGATCTGATGTCAGACGTTCACTTGGACACAATTGTAAAGTTGACTCCACTATCAGAGTCTATGAGAAGGAAAAGGAGAAGTGGTGACCAAACATGTAGTATTTGTGGGTCAAATTTCCCCAGCTTATACAGAATGGGTAAGCATATGAAGACTGTCCATAGTATAAGCAAGCCATTTGCTTGTGTTTTGTGCAAGAATGTCAGCTTCAGCTCCAAAGGAAACTTGGACAGCCACACTTTTCACATACACACAGCCGAGAAGAAGTACACGTGTGACATGTGCAATGCCTCATTCAAACTTCCGCGACACTTGCAGCGCCACATGATTGTTCACTCTGAAGAGCGACCCTTCAAGTGTGGCATTTGCAACAAGGGATTCAAACACAGAGAAGCAGTGAAGCTGCACGAGAGGAAGCACAGTGGGAAGAAGCCATACCTCTGTGCACAATGTGGTGCTCAGTTTGTGATAGAGAGTAGTCTGAGATCCCACATGGTTGTTCATACAGAAGAGAGGCCCTTCGAGTGTACCGAATGCAAAGCTATGTTTAAAACTCCTGCTACTCTCCGAATGCACAAAGAAGTCCATACAGAGGACAGCACTCACTTATGTGCAGTGTGCGGTGAACAGTTTAAGACAGCGCGAGCACTCAGGTCTCATCTACGCAGACATGGCGAGAAGCCCCATCAATGCTCTGAGTGCGGAAATCGGTTTGCAATACTAGGTGAGCTCAACCGTCACGTTAAAGTGACCCACAGTGCCAGCAAGCCATACCCCTGCAAAGTTTGTGGATTCCGTTTCAAGTTGAAGAACTACCTGAGCACTCATATGGCACGCATGCACAGTGGCAACAGACGACCACACACGTGTGTAGTGTGTAGGGCAACTTTCAAGATGCCGCTGGATCTGAAACACCACATGAGGAAGCACAGCGACCTTCGGCCCTTTCCTTGCGACCTTTGTGACTGGAAGTTCAAAACCAAGACGCATTTGAAACAGCACATGGACATCATACATGGGAGAGGAGGGAGGGTTAAATGTTTTGCTAGACGTACCATCAGATCAGCAGATTCAAACAGTAATACTAAAAATGCTACATCACCAGCACCCCACCAAATGAAACAGAAGCCTAGTCaagacacagcaagatacaacgATACTGACATAGGACAGAGTACCAGTATCATTAATCCCTTGACTGCAATACACAACACAGTAGAAAGGACTCAGTCTATCTCTATCAGAACTAGCGGTCTACACAATACTACAGAAATAAACCAAAGCATCCAGAAAGGTGATACAACACTTCGCAGCACTCCTCATACAATGGAAGAGTCTGTCCTCACAGCCCCCCCTCCCTTGACCCAACCGATGGAACAACTCCCAGGGGCAGACCACATGACACCTCTGTCTCCAGTGTTCCGAGACACCAGCTGGTCCGACACGCTGGATTCAAGTTTGATCCAGTCAGCAGCTGACCTTGACCTCAGCATGACAcgtccaagatggccgccatttCAGCCCTTGCCCTACATGTTCCAGAGACAAACATGTTACAGTACTGATCAAACCTCCACTGGCTATGTTATGGGCAGCTCAGATCTAGTTTGA
- the LOC118409358 gene encoding zinc finger protein 23-like isoform X2, with product MADTGDKLQLKKRGRPRVHPAGSRSPFSRCVVYIGKSMDLWQQLKLDGNFRNDSEFAAYLLQLYQTSRSNKPSNLTADNISKKVSRAKEAATKSRHHASGKDEEQAETSPHRHLGSQIKQDQRSLDGAFILYNDKQDVDLQKIELDTAVDSPIFELCSHSADEGTALENSMITALSKGCKGKDVPIGNNAEQDTPPENGDGMQSLSSDVEENISTAQRSDCFGSGLNLLPKKRHFWNDKTELHEGKLHNQSAAGLEMAEESHVNPQEDQIDTRESEYERECQKTTQDTSSPTEMEETNEEKGEDEHDPEEDLMSDVHLDTIVKLTPLSESMRRKRRSGDQTCSICGSNFPSLYRMGKHMKTVHSISKPFACVLCKNVSFSSKGNLDSHTFHIHTAEKKYTCDMCNASFKLPRHLQRHMIVHSEERPFKCGICNKGFKHREAVKLHERKHSGKKPYLCAQCGAQFVIESSLRSHMVVHTEERPFECTECKAMFKTPATLRMHKEVHTEDSTHLCAVCGEQFKTARALRSHLRRHGEKPHQCSECGNRFAILGELNRHVKVTHSASKPYPCKVCGFRFKLKNYLSTHMARMHSGNRRPHTCVVCRATFKMPLDLKHHMRKHSDLRPFPCDLCDWKFKTKTHLKQHMDIIHGRGGRVKCFARRTIRSADSNSNTKNATSPAPHQMKQKPSQDTARYNDTDIGQSTSIINPLTAIHNTVERTQSISIRTSGLHNTTEINQSIQKGDTTLRSTPHTMEESVLTAPPPLTQPMEQLPGADHMTPLSPVFRDTSWSDTLDSSLIQSAADLDLSMTRPRWPPFQPLPYMFQRQTCYSTDQTSTGYVMGSSDLV from the exons ATGGCCGACACAGGTGACAAGTTACAGCTGAAGAAACGGGGACGTCCCAGGGTGCACCCCGCGGGGAGTAGGTCACCCTTCTCCAG gtgtgttgtgtACATAGGCAAGTCCATGGACTTGTGGCAACAGCTAAAGTTGGATGGGAACTTCAGGAATGACTCTGAGTTTGCTGCCTATCTTCTCCAGTTGTACCAGACAAGCAG ATCCAACAAGCCTTCCAATCTCACGGCAGATAATATCTCAAAGAAGGTGTCAAGAGCTAAAGAGGCTGCCACAAAATCAAGGCATCATGCTTCAGGAAAAGATGAGGAACAGGCAGAAACATCACCGCACAGACATCTTGGATCTCAAATTAAGCAAGATCAGAGATCCTTAGATGGTGCTTTCATACTGTACAATGATAAACAAGATGTTGATCTACAAAAGATAGAACTTGACACAGCAGTTGATTCTCCTATATTTGAACTTTGCAGCCACAGTGCAGATGAGGGGACTGCCTTGGAAAATTCAATGATCACAGCTTTGTCCAAGGGTTGCAAAGGTAAAGATGTCCCGATCGGTAATAATGCAGAACAGGACACACCTCCAGAAAATGGGGATGGCATGCAGTCGCTCTCCAGTGATGTTGAAGAGAATATCAGTACTGCACAAAGAAGTGACTGTTTTGGCAGTGGTTTGAATCTACTTCCGAAGAAGAGACATTTCTGGAATGATAAAACCGAGTTGCACGAGGGTAAGCTTCACAACCAATCTGCAGCAGGATTAGAAATGGCAGAGGAGTCTCATGTGAACCCTCAGGAAGACCAAATAGATACCCGTGAGTCTGAGTATGAAAGAGAATGTCAGAAAACTACCCAGGATACGTCATCACCAACAGAGATGGAGGAAACTAATGAAGAGAAAGGGGAAGATGAGCATGATCCAGAGGAAGATCTGATGTCAGACGTTCACTTGGACACAATTGTAAAGTTGACTCCACTATCAGAGTCTATGAGAAGGAAAAGGAGAAGTGGTGACCAAACATGTAGTATTTGTGGGTCAAATTTCCCCAGCTTATACAGAATGGGTAAGCATATGAAGACTGTCCATAGTATAAGCAAGCCATTTGCTTGTGTTTTGTGCAAGAATGTCAGCTTCAGCTCCAAAGGAAACTTGGACAGCCACACTTTTCACATACACACAGCCGAGAAGAAGTACACGTGTGACATGTGCAATGCCTCATTCAAACTTCCGCGACACTTGCAGCGCCACATGATTGTTCACTCTGAAGAGCGACCCTTCAAGTGTGGCATTTGCAACAAGGGATTCAAACACAGAGAAGCAGTGAAGCTGCACGAGAGGAAGCACAGTGGGAAGAAGCCATACCTCTGTGCACAATGTGGTGCTCAGTTTGTGATAGAGAGTAGTCTGAGATCCCACATGGTTGTTCATACAGAAGAGAGGCCCTTCGAGTGTACCGAATGCAAAGCTATGTTTAAAACTCCTGCTACTCTCCGAATGCACAAAGAAGTCCATACAGAGGACAGCACTCACTTATGTGCAGTGTGCGGTGAACAGTTTAAGACAGCGCGAGCACTCAGGTCTCATCTACGCAGACATGGCGAGAAGCCCCATCAATGCTCTGAGTGCGGAAATCGGTTTGCAATACTAGGTGAGCTCAACCGTCACGTTAAAGTGACCCACAGTGCCAGCAAGCCATACCCCTGCAAAGTTTGTGGATTCCGTTTCAAGTTGAAGAACTACCTGAGCACTCATATGGCACGCATGCACAGTGGCAACAGACGACCACACACGTGTGTAGTGTGTAGGGCAACTTTCAAGATGCCGCTGGATCTGAAACACCACATGAGGAAGCACAGCGACCTTCGGCCCTTTCCTTGCGACCTTTGTGACTGGAAGTTCAAAACCAAGACGCATTTGAAACAGCACATGGACATCATACATGGGAGAGGAGGGAGGGTTAAATGTTTTGCTAGACGTACCATCAGATCAGCAGATTCAAACAGTAATACTAAAAATGCTACATCACCAGCACCCCACCAAATGAAACAGAAGCCTAGTCaagacacagcaagatacaacgATACTGACATAGGACAGAGTACCAGTATCATTAATCCCTTGACTGCAATACACAACACAGTAGAAAGGACTCAGTCTATCTCTATCAGAACTAGCGGTCTACACAATACTACAGAAATAAACCAAAGCATCCAGAAAGGTGATACAACACTTCGCAGCACTCCTCATACAATGGAAGAGTCTGTCCTCACAGCCCCCCCTCCCTTGACCCAACCGATGGAACAACTCCCAGGGGCAGACCACATGACACCTCTGTCTCCAGTGTTCCGAGACACCAGCTGGTCCGACACGCTGGATTCAAGTTTGATCCAGTCAGCAGCTGACCTTGACCTCAGCATGACAcgtccaagatggccgccatttCAGCCCTTGCCCTACATGTTCCAGAGACAAACATGTTACAGTACTGATCAAACCTCCACTGGCTATGTTATGGGCAGCTCAGATCTAGTTTGA
- the LOC118409358 gene encoding zinc finger protein 23-like isoform X3, which translates to MDLWQQLKLDGNFRNDSEFAAYLLQLYQTSRSNKPSNLTADNISKKVSRAKEAATKSRHHASGKDEEQAETSPHRHLGSQIKQDQRSLDGAFILYNDKQDVDLQKIELDTAVDSPIFELCSHSADEGTALENSMITALSKGCKGKDVPIGNNAEQDTPPENGDGMQSLSSDVEENISTAQRSDCFGSGLNLLPKKRHFWNDKTELHEGKLHNQSAAGLEMAEESHVNPQEDQIDTRESEYERECQKTTQDTSSPTEMEETNEEKGEDEHDPEEDLMSDVHLDTIVKLTPLSESMRRKRRSGDQTCSICGSNFPSLYRMGKHMKTVHSISKPFACVLCKNVSFSSKGNLDSHTFHIHTAEKKYTCDMCNASFKLPRHLQRHMIVHSEERPFKCGICNKGFKHREAVKLHERKHSGKKPYLCAQCGAQFVIESSLRSHMVVHTEERPFECTECKAMFKTPATLRMHKEVHTEDSTHLCAVCGEQFKTARALRSHLRRHGEKPHQCSECGNRFAILGELNRHVKVTHSASKPYPCKVCGFRFKLKNYLSTHMARMHSGNRRPHTCVVCRATFKMPLDLKHHMRKHSDLRPFPCDLCDWKFKTKTHLKQHMDIIHGRGGRVKCFARRTIRSADSNSNTKNATSPAPHQMKQKPSQDTARYNDTDIGQSTSIINPLTAIHNTVERTQSISIRTSGLHNTTEINQSIQKGDTTLRSTPHTMEESVLTAPPPLTQPMEQLPGADHMTPLSPVFRDTSWSDTLDSSLIQSAADLDLSMTRPRWPPFQPLPYMFQRQTCYSTDQTSTGYVMGSSDLV; encoded by the exons ATGGACTTGTGGCAACAGCTAAAGTTGGATGGGAACTTCAGGAATGACTCTGAGTTTGCTGCCTATCTTCTCCAGTTGTACCAGACAAGCAG ATCCAACAAGCCTTCCAATCTCACGGCAGATAATATCTCAAAGAAGGTGTCAAGAGCTAAAGAGGCTGCCACAAAATCAAGGCATCATGCTTCAGGAAAAGATGAGGAACAGGCAGAAACATCACCGCACAGACATCTTGGATCTCAAATTAAGCAAGATCAGAGATCCTTAGATGGTGCTTTCATACTGTACAATGATAAACAAGATGTTGATCTACAAAAGATAGAACTTGACACAGCAGTTGATTCTCCTATATTTGAACTTTGCAGCCACAGTGCAGATGAGGGGACTGCCTTGGAAAATTCAATGATCACAGCTTTGTCCAAGGGTTGCAAAGGTAAAGATGTCCCGATCGGTAATAATGCAGAACAGGACACACCTCCAGAAAATGGGGATGGCATGCAGTCGCTCTCCAGTGATGTTGAAGAGAATATCAGTACTGCACAAAGAAGTGACTGTTTTGGCAGTGGTTTGAATCTACTTCCGAAGAAGAGACATTTCTGGAATGATAAAACCGAGTTGCACGAGGGTAAGCTTCACAACCAATCTGCAGCAGGATTAGAAATGGCAGAGGAGTCTCATGTGAACCCTCAGGAAGACCAAATAGATACCCGTGAGTCTGAGTATGAAAGAGAATGTCAGAAAACTACCCAGGATACGTCATCACCAACAGAGATGGAGGAAACTAATGAAGAGAAAGGGGAAGATGAGCATGATCCAGAGGAAGATCTGATGTCAGACGTTCACTTGGACACAATTGTAAAGTTGACTCCACTATCAGAGTCTATGAGAAGGAAAAGGAGAAGTGGTGACCAAACATGTAGTATTTGTGGGTCAAATTTCCCCAGCTTATACAGAATGGGTAAGCATATGAAGACTGTCCATAGTATAAGCAAGCCATTTGCTTGTGTTTTGTGCAAGAATGTCAGCTTCAGCTCCAAAGGAAACTTGGACAGCCACACTTTTCACATACACACAGCCGAGAAGAAGTACACGTGTGACATGTGCAATGCCTCATTCAAACTTCCGCGACACTTGCAGCGCCACATGATTGTTCACTCTGAAGAGCGACCCTTCAAGTGTGGCATTTGCAACAAGGGATTCAAACACAGAGAAGCAGTGAAGCTGCACGAGAGGAAGCACAGTGGGAAGAAGCCATACCTCTGTGCACAATGTGGTGCTCAGTTTGTGATAGAGAGTAGTCTGAGATCCCACATGGTTGTTCATACAGAAGAGAGGCCCTTCGAGTGTACCGAATGCAAAGCTATGTTTAAAACTCCTGCTACTCTCCGAATGCACAAAGAAGTCCATACAGAGGACAGCACTCACTTATGTGCAGTGTGCGGTGAACAGTTTAAGACAGCGCGAGCACTCAGGTCTCATCTACGCAGACATGGCGAGAAGCCCCATCAATGCTCTGAGTGCGGAAATCGGTTTGCAATACTAGGTGAGCTCAACCGTCACGTTAAAGTGACCCACAGTGCCAGCAAGCCATACCCCTGCAAAGTTTGTGGATTCCGTTTCAAGTTGAAGAACTACCTGAGCACTCATATGGCACGCATGCACAGTGGCAACAGACGACCACACACGTGTGTAGTGTGTAGGGCAACTTTCAAGATGCCGCTGGATCTGAAACACCACATGAGGAAGCACAGCGACCTTCGGCCCTTTCCTTGCGACCTTTGTGACTGGAAGTTCAAAACCAAGACGCATTTGAAACAGCACATGGACATCATACATGGGAGAGGAGGGAGGGTTAAATGTTTTGCTAGACGTACCATCAGATCAGCAGATTCAAACAGTAATACTAAAAATGCTACATCACCAGCACCCCACCAAATGAAACAGAAGCCTAGTCaagacacagcaagatacaacgATACTGACATAGGACAGAGTACCAGTATCATTAATCCCTTGACTGCAATACACAACACAGTAGAAAGGACTCAGTCTATCTCTATCAGAACTAGCGGTCTACACAATACTACAGAAATAAACCAAAGCATCCAGAAAGGTGATACAACACTTCGCAGCACTCCTCATACAATGGAAGAGTCTGTCCTCACAGCCCCCCCTCCCTTGACCCAACCGATGGAACAACTCCCAGGGGCAGACCACATGACACCTCTGTCTCCAGTGTTCCGAGACACCAGCTGGTCCGACACGCTGGATTCAAGTTTGATCCAGTCAGCAGCTGACCTTGACCTCAGCATGACAcgtccaagatggccgccatttCAGCCCTTGCCCTACATGTTCCAGAGACAAACATGTTACAGTACTGATCAAACCTCCACTGGCTATGTTATGGGCAGCTCAGATCTAGTTTGA